Genomic DNA from Streptomyces venezuelae:
CCTTCGTGGCGCTGGTCGCCGGGGGCATCGCACTTCTCGGTGTCTTCTTCGTGGCCGCCCGCAAGATGCGGATCGCGGAGCTCAACTCCATGGTCGGCATGGTCCGCGGCCGTCTCGGTCGGTGAGATGAGCGGGCCCGCACAACCATCGTCGGCCACCGTGTGTCGTGCATAGCGCCGGACTGTGGGCACAATTGGCTTTGGCGTCCGACGAACGCAATGGATGGGGAGGCAGGAACGACGGTGGCGGAACGGAGCACGGCTGCCGTCGACGTGGCAGACACCAGCGGCGACGAGCCGCTGACCGCAGAGGCGGAACAGGCCACGGCCGACGGGGTGGCCCAGACCCGGGAGCGGGACACGGCAGCAGAAGAAGAGGCGGCGGAGACCGACAAGTCAAAGAGCCGCGGGGTCTCCTCACCCCCAGAACTGCACAGTGGCCACAAGCTCGCCAGACGCTACCGGCTCGAGGAGTGCGTCACCCGTCTGGACGGTTTCAGCAGCTGGCGTGCCGTCGACGAGAAACTCCGCCGTGCCGTCGGGGTGCATCTCCTGCCCGCCGACCATCCGCGGGCCCGCTCGGTCCTCGCGGCGGCCCGTTCCTCGGCGCTGCTCGGCGACCCGCGCTTCGTGCAGGTCCTGGACGCCGTCGAGGAGAACGACCTCGTCTATGTGGTCCACGAGTGGCTGCCGGATGCCACGGAACTCACCGCGCTGCTCGCCGCGGGACCGCTGGAGGCCCACGACGCCTACCAGCTGGTCAGCCAGGTCTCCCAGGCCATGGCCGCGGCACACCGTGAGGGTCTCGCGCACCTGCGCCTGACCCCGGGCGCCGTGCTCCGCACCTCCACGGGTCAGTACCGCATCCGCGGCCTCGCCGTGAACGCGGCGCTGCGCGGCATCAGCTCCGAGACTCCCCAGCGCACGGACACGGAAGCGATCGGCGCTCTCCTGTACGCCTCGCTCACCCAGCGCTGGCCGTACGAGAACGATGCGTACGGACTCTCCGGGCTTCCCAAGGACGTAGGCCTGATCGCCCCCGATCAGGTGCGTGCGGGCGTCCATCGCGGTCTGTCGGAGCTCGCCATGCGCGCGCTCGTCAACGACGGCGCGACCGCTTCCCGCCAGGACCCTCCGTGCACGACGCCGGAGGAGCTGGTGAAGGCGATCGGCGACATGCCCCGCATCCGCCCGCCTGAGCCGGTGTTCACCGCGCCTCCCGAGTACCAGCGCACCACGTACCAGCAGGGCACGTACGGCCGTCCTGCGGCCCATCCCGGCGTCACCCAGCCCGTACCCACTCCACCGCCCCCGCTGCAGAGCCGCACCGGCAGGGTCCTGAAGTGGGGAGTCTCCGCGCTGCTCATCGCCGCGTTGGGCCTCGGCAGCTGGCAGCTGGCGGACGCCCTGATGGACCGGGAGAACTCCGGGGACCCAGGGACGACGCACACCAACGACGGCGACGACAAGGGGCAGCCGAAGCCGACGAAGCCGATCCATATCGAGAACGGTCAGGAACTCGTCGTCGGGGGCAAGACACAGGACCCGTCGAGCGTCAGCCACACGTACGACAAGGACGCGTCCTCGCTCTGGCGCACCAAGACGTTCAGAGAAGGCCCGAGGCTCGCCCCCTTCAAGGCCGGCGTCGGTATCGTCTACGACCTCGGCTCGGAGCAGGACGTCTCCGAGGCGTCGGTGGCCCTCCGGTACGGCGGTGACCGAACCAAGATCTCGCTGTACGCCACGGACTCGCTGACCCCTTCGGCGGACATCGAGTCCATGAAGGAGATCGGGACCGCCACCACGACGAGTCAGACCTTGAAGCTCAAGGCCAAGAAGCCGGTGAAGTCGCGGTACGTGCTTCTCTGGATGACCGAGGTGCCGAACTCCCCTGTCGACGGGTATTACGGCGCGGGATACAAGCAAGCCATCACGGACGTGAAGCTCAAGGGCTGAGGGCTCGGCCCGCCGCGGCGCACTGGGGGAGGGGGTTCGACGATGGACAGCACCACGCACGGAGATATGAGCGATCAGGACCTCCTCGCCGCTCACGTCGCCGGCGACACGGACGCCTTCGGCGAGCTGGTGCGACGCC
This window encodes:
- a CDS encoding protein kinase family protein, with amino-acid sequence MAERSTAAVDVADTSGDEPLTAEAEQATADGVAQTRERDTAAEEEAAETDKSKSRGVSSPPELHSGHKLARRYRLEECVTRLDGFSSWRAVDEKLRRAVGVHLLPADHPRARSVLAAARSSALLGDPRFVQVLDAVEENDLVYVVHEWLPDATELTALLAAGPLEAHDAYQLVSQVSQAMAAAHREGLAHLRLTPGAVLRTSTGQYRIRGLAVNAALRGISSETPQRTDTEAIGALLYASLTQRWPYENDAYGLSGLPKDVGLIAPDQVRAGVHRGLSELAMRALVNDGATASRQDPPCTTPEELVKAIGDMPRIRPPEPVFTAPPEYQRTTYQQGTYGRPAAHPGVTQPVPTPPPPLQSRTGRVLKWGVSALLIAALGLGSWQLADALMDRENSGDPGTTHTNDGDDKGQPKPTKPIHIENGQELVVGGKTQDPSSVSHTYDKDASSLWRTKTFREGPRLAPFKAGVGIVYDLGSEQDVSEASVALRYGGDRTKISLYATDSLTPSADIESMKEIGTATTTSQTLKLKAKKPVKSRYVLLWMTEVPNSPVDGYYGAGYKQAITDVKLKG